CTTAAAGATCTTTTATTAGAATATTGAATATATTTatgcaaaattaaaatcatttttcataaaatagtaTAATTACATTAATTAGTTGTGGATTAAtgaattgtaaaataattatacatattatatctGTCCATGCATGGGGAAGATGGCAAAATCATGTTCAATTCCTCTTAAAACGTTTCTTTAATTTGGGTTTTCATTTTCAGAATATAAATAAAGGGTTCTAAATTTAATAAATGTGACAATGTGGCTTTGCTTGAAATTTTTggaagaagataaaagaaaaaaggcagGGCCATGGGTTTTTACGCAAAACCTTCATGTACTGTTGAAAAACGTGAAAACAAAACCATGCTTATATGCACTTGCAATTAAGAATGTTATTTTCATCTCAATTAGGTCACATGCAATACAATGCAACCGGCCACCCACTTGCTCCCGATACTCTgcctatatacatatatatatatatatatatatcatgtgtgtGTGCATTAACCACGTACATGTCGTCCCCTGAATAAGCAAGGATttcgatcatatatatatatatatatatatatatattatataggacATGGTTGCACAACTGGATCCCTCAAAACTCACTGAAAATAGGTAAAGTTTTGGGGGGTTCTAAGATGGCAAGAATcataatatatgtgtgtgtgtgtgtgtgggtaaGGATCGTCATGTACCGGGATTGTTCAAATGAATCATAGATGCATGTGCAACTTTCGATGTTGGGAACGTACACTTTGAAAAATGTCAAGTTGGACTAGttggtatatataatatatatggaaCGTACTTGGAAAAAGCCAGCTTAAACTTAGATTAATATATGTTACTCAGCTttcaatatcatatattattaagcCGGAAGGATGGTTCCATTTTCAAGGGAGAGGAACCTACGAGACTTTGGCCATAAtccatatacatatattaatcagtccatgtgaaaaaaggggcgaacttaaattataaaaaaaaaaaaaatgaaaacttcttcgtttattttataatatgatacataaaagattataaattaaatattataaaactcacGATCCATCagttatatatgaataaataattataaagaaggaaaataattGATAATAAATGATGAAATGGACTTAGACAAATGGGAAATGCATGGGATCCACACGTGAATGTGACGGGCTGAGATGACAGAGTTTGGAGTATATTATGATTCGGGGCCATCCGATGGTAACATTGATTTCCTCTCATCGCAAATacagatagaaatacaaatttAGGTGGATTATCAACTTTAACGTACGTACTCGGGACCAGCTTTATTCCAAGCTGGAAGTTTCGCGgacattatatgtatatatttatgctCGTGCATGCATCTAGGCGCTGGCTTTATTACAAAGGCAGTGCGTCATTGCGTCCCACTGCGCAGAAATTTAACCTATATTTCAAAACGTAACCCACGAGGCATTTTCAAGTCAGTTAACGCGGAGTCAAAATTCAGATTTATTTTCGTACCACGTTCCATTATTTCTCCTCTGCCCCCATTCTATACCTAAGTCTTTTTCCTCATGAAAAATAtggatttttcttaatttttagttCCTCTTGATTCATATATTCCTACATCTTTCAAtccaaataatataattaagttCCTTTTCTAAACTGACCAATTAAGTAGCCGTGGGACGTGGGATGGAGGATGAGTAtgaccaatgttttgaatttcGCTTcgttaatcattttaatttaagtatatatttcattattGTGTACCTTGgagataattaataaaaaatacatgtatatataagtgtgtattatatgtatatttatgtgtgtgtatatatatatatagaagaattgaataTTTGTAAATGAATATACTTAGaaaactttaaaagaaaaaaaaaaaggtagaaatTTTGTTGTCAAaagatattatttgaaaaaaatcacaaacccaagttaagataagaaaaaaataaaaaataaaagcaaagaaaaaaaataaagagttgaGAAATTATTAAAGATAATGAGGATGAATGAacgagaaaaaatatttaaagtttcaaaaaaagaaatctaaattatataaatcccttttaaatttttaaaattaaatgaatatgtaaatTTCAAAACTATGGTATGGACCCTTCTAATTTCCTTGAAATTGGATTTATTATGATTAGGCGACCTAAATGCAGCTTTGGTTGCCTTTATTTAAGTTTACGCACCATTTCTTATTCTATACTCTTACTCCAAAATATAAGGAAATATAGTagtattaaaaaactaaaaataatacaGTTAAGTACCACTCTATTTGTTggcttaaaaaataaagatagagaatttaagaaaatataataaaagtttaacataatgtattaaatataatcTTATATCATATTGATTGATGGTATTGTGAGtagattaattaatttaaagatgCAACGGATCGAAGAGAGAATTAGCCGATCATCCAAACAAATCGTAATCTACTAAAAAGTAAAACCGAAAACCGCTTTAGGATGCCTGTTTTCATTCGGTGAAAGAATCCACTTTGCACAAATACATTGAATGTGAATTTTCGTTGTGTGTATTGTCATGTACACAACCTCCCACGTTCCTCTAAATAAAAGTGTTCCCACTGACCCACCCGTCTCTTATCATTTTCGCTccctcaccttctctttcctcactttttttctctacttttttttttgccctatctCATAGGGTTTTCATGTCCTGCTAGTTCCGTTTCTCTCATGAACTCCTGCCCTAAAGTTCTGTacgaagagattttggccgttgtcttctttgggtttctcttttttgctctcTTTGGAGGGTTTTCTGGTGGAAAACGGTGCGGATTCGACCTCCCGGGGTTTTTTCAGCCGTACCTATGTCTAAGATCTTCGGTTTCAGCGGTAAACTTTCGATTGCTTCGAGTaattgtttcaaatttcattttttacgATGATTCTCTCTGTGGGTCTGTTTGGAATTTCTGATTCTGTGGTTGTTTGCCTGGTATGGTTCTAGATCAGAGAtgtatattttttgttcttgagaTGGGTTTACTGGGTTATGGGGATTGTGGGTGTGGGTtgagttttgttttggttttttaaatTCATGGGTATATACAACTAGTTTTCTTGTGATCTTGAGGTTGATAAGATGGCCGTGTTATGTTGTGTAATTTAAGGTTTCACGGGAGAGCCTCGGATgtttccattttaatttttttagtcatTTGCTTTATAATTCTGAATATTTTCATCCTGCTAAGATGTGTTATTTAGGTCAGATGAGTTCGATTCATGCGTTTTCTCATGAAATCCTTGTTTCGTTAAAGTCGATGAAGATGGATTGATGtgttggaagagagagagagccacttTTTATGTTGGATCTTACGAGATATCTTAGATTATGATCTTAATAATACTCTTTTGGTTGATGTTATGTTGGTGGGTAAGAAAGAAGGGAAAGGAAACTAGATCGAGGTTCGtgatttgttttgcttgtttccTACAAGTGTAAAAGTTGGGCTAGACTGGCTgtagggagttttttttttgcctattGGGTCGTCACGGTACAAATTCTATTGCGGGGATTTTTTATGACGAGTATTACGGCAAATATATAAGTTCACGTCTTTTATCTTTTCCAAGAAATCTTTTtacctataaataaaattttcctagAAGTTATATTTTTCACGAGGGAGTATTTGATTTGATGTGCttcagaaaaaaattataactaagCACTagtcaattttaatattataactgACCTGTAAACTTCTGTTTTGAAGGTTACGTTTTTTTTTGTGGCTTTgtttaattgaattaatttggACTGTAATTTTTTGAAAGGTTGTGAAATCTTGGAGGtggtcttttgagatttgtgtGAATGGCAGTGATATTGCATGCAATTCTGTGGTGTTCCAAGATCACAATTTAAGTTTTCAATGCGCCACATGGGCCGGTTCTCTGTGAGATGGCTGGTGTCATTAGATTTCAACTGGAAGAAAGTGAAACACGTCCGTCATTAAAGGCTATTATCAGGAATCATTATGAGATATTCATTATATATACAACTCCACTATCTAGTTTGAGGTGTCTATTctctttacttttaaaaaattttgtttgtttaatatAACGTGGATACACGTTGCAGTGTTGCTCACACATTAATATACACGAAGATGTAGATTTTGGGAATTGAAGGCTGATAATAATTTGAATTGGTTGGAGTATTTGGTCTGAATTAGTTTATTTTGGCTCTCAGGAAATGGTGATTCTTGCGCTGGGGGGTCAATTTACCCAAACCCTAAGGAATCTAGCCTCTTTTTGCCGCTTGGTCATCGGGTGGATGTCTATTTTCCACCTTGCAAGAGGTCTCGCATCCGTGCACCGTTTTTTTTCAGTGGAGAGACGTTTGAGCAGAAGAAGTGTGCCTCTATTGAAGTTTTGCCAGATGAATGCCTCTTTGAGATCTTCAGACGGTTGCCTGGAGGCCAGGAGAGGAGTGCCTGTGCTTCTGTTTCCAAGCGTTGGCTTATGCTTCTGAGCAACATCTGTCATGATGAATTCTGCAGCAACGCAACCACTGGATATTTGAGGCCTGAAGAAAAGAGCACTGAGAATAAGGCTGAAGATCAGGAAATTGAGACTGATGGCTACCTTACCAGGAGcttggaaggaaagaaagcaacAGATGTTAGACTTGCTGCCATTGCTGTTGGAACTGCCAGTCGTGGTGGACTAGGCAAGCTTTTGATCAAGGGAAGCAGCTCTGCTTGCAGGGTGACTGATGTTGGCCTCAAGGTGATTGCTCGTGGCTGCCCTTCCCTAAAAAGTCTCTCTCTCTGGAATGTTCCATCCATAGGAGATGAAGGTCTGTGTGAAATTGCTAATAGGTGTCATCTGCTTGAAAAGCTTGACCTTTGCCAATGTCCGAAAATTTCTGATAAGGCTGTGCTTGCAATTGCCAAAAACTGCCCTAATCTGACTGATTTAACACTAGAGTCATGTTCAATTGGGAACGAAGGTCTGCAAGCTATTGGACGCTGTTGCTCCAATCTAAAGTCCATTTCAATTAAAGAGTGCCCCCGTATTGGGGATCAAGGAATTGCAAGCTTGTTATCTTCCACCTCTTATGTTTTGACGAAGTTGAAGCTCCAGGCATTGAACATTACTGATGTAGCTCTGGCTGTTCTTGGACACTACGGCAAGGCAGTAACTGATCTTGTCCTCATTAATCTTCCAAATGTAAGTGAGAGGGGCTTCTGGGTCATGGGCAATGGCCATGGATTGCAGAAATTGAAGTCCTTCTCAGTTACATCTTGCCGAGGAGTTACAGATACTGGGCTTGAAGCTGTAGGGAAAGGTTGCCCAAACATAAAACAGTTGTGTCTCCGGAAATGTGCTTTTTTATCCAATGGTGGGCTGGTCTCTTTTGCCAAAGCTGCCGGGTCCCTTGAGAGCCTTCAACTGGAAGAGTGCCACATGATTACCCAAGTTGGTCTTTTTGGTGCACTTTTAAACTGTGGTGCAAAATTGAAGGCCCTTGCTATGGTGAATTGCCTGGGTATGAAGGATCTAAATATGGGATTGCATCTGCCATCTCCTTGCAACTCCCTGAGATCGTTGTCCATCCGTAACTGCCCTGGGTTTGGTAATGCTAGCGTGGCAATGCTGGGGAAGCTATGCCCTCAACTGCAGCATTTAGACCTGAGTGGGCTCCAGGGAATAACAGATACTGGGTTTCTCCCCCTGCTTGAAAGCTGTGAAGCTGGTCTGGTAAAGGTTAATCTCAGTGGTTGTGTGAATCTGACTGACAAAGTGGTTTCATCCTTGGTTGAGTTGCATGGGTGGACTCTTGAAGTGCTAAATTTTGATGGTTGTCGCAAGATCAGTGATGCTAGTTTAGTTGCAATTGCCGATAACTGCCCGTTGCTCAGTGATCTTGATGTTTCTAAGTGTGCGGTCACAGATTGTGGGATTGCAGCCCTGGCCCAGGCAAACCAATTCAATCTCCAGATCCTCTCAGTTTCAGGGTGCCCTTTGGTGACAGACAAAAGCTTGCCTGCCTTGGAAAAACTGGGTCAGAGTCTTTTGGGGTTGAATCTCCAACACTGCAATGCAATGGGCATCAGCACAGTTGATCTGCTTGTGGATCAGCTATGGAGGTGTGACATCCTTTACTAAGCTGGGAATGGGCTGAAAAATCCTAATTCCTGCAGCGTGAAAGGTCGAGGTTGAACTAATCAGGTTGTCAGTAATTACTGTCAGGTTGTGCTTAGCAGGTCGTGTTTTTGGGTCCATCAGCTATGGGTCTTTAGTCATTCAGTTACTCGGCTCCTTTTTCCAGGGAATACAGCCATCAACTCTTTTTCAGATTTCCTTCATTTGGAAATCTGTTTCCAGGTTTTTGCCCCAAATTATGGGGCTTCATTTTCTTAATGGCTGCATTTCCCTGAGAATATAGTTACCGGGATCTGAATTAGGGTATCTTTACAATTATCGTGGTTTTTTATATTGCTGGGTGTCAGCACCTGTTGTTTTTAGCTTAGCCTTGTATCGGATGTGCCCTGGTGCATGCTAAGCTATTCTCAAAGCAAAGTCTTTTGTACTGTTGTACCAGTTGCGAGTCTGTCCATTGTCTTTTACCGAGTCTCACGTTTTTTAACTTGTCGTCTGGACGTGATGGACGTATGGTTGGGTCTCTGTTTTCCTCAAAGGGCAGGTTATCTTCCTAAGGTGTCTGTTCAGGTTGCTCTTTGCAGTTTGAGTTTTTAGTGCCTTGTGTCTCTGGGGCTTTGGCCGTGGCAGCCGGTTATACAAGGTCTGCCATGACAATCTCTTCTTGATGGAGGATTGTTTTTTTTACCAAGCCCTAATTTTTCAGGCATCATTTGTTTGTGAACTGTGCTCGGCAACCTCCTTATGATGTACCGAAATTGTTATCTGCCCTTTGTGTTGTAGCTGTCCACATCCTATTGGGTgatgattaataaaaatttgtagtctttatttctgttttgagatGTGGATGTCAATGAAGCATGGTGCTTTGCCTATTCATGAGTCgttttcttaaggaaaaatcTGATTATAAGTGATTTTGCTCATCAATACACGTActtatttaatgtgattggacagaaagagattttaatgaaaattatgttaatttgaattttgaatatta
This genomic window from Carya illinoinensis cultivar Pawnee chromosome 7, C.illinoinensisPawnee_v1, whole genome shotgun sequence contains:
- the LOC122315666 gene encoding EIN3-binding F-box protein 1-like isoform X1 — its product is MSKIFGFSGNGDSCAGGSIYPNPKESSLFLPLGHRVDVYFPPCKRSRIRAPFFFSGETFEQKKCASIEVLPDECLFEIFRRLPGGQERSACASVSKRWLMLLSNICHDEFCSNATTGYLRPEEKSTENKAEDQEIETDGYLTRSLEGKKATDVRLAAIAVGTASRGGLGKLLIKGSSSACRVTDVGLKVIARGCPSLKSLSLWNVPSIGDEGLCEIANRCHLLEKLDLCQCPKISDKAVLAIAKNCPNLTDLTLESCSIGNEGLQAIGRCCSNLKSISIKECPRIGDQGIASLLSSTSYVLTKLKLQALNITDVALAVLGHYGKAVTDLVLINLPNVSERGFWVMGNGHGLQKLKSFSVTSCRGVTDTGLEAVGKGCPNIKQLCLRKCAFLSNGGLVSFAKAAGSLESLQLEECHMITQVGLFGALLNCGAKLKALAMVNCLGMKDLNMGLHLPSPCNSLRSLSIRNCPGFGNASVAMLGKLCPQLQHLDLSGLQGITDTGFLPLLESCEAGLVKVNLSGCVNLTDKVVSSLVELHGWTLEVLNFDGCRKISDASLVAIADNCPLLSDLDVSKCAVTDCGIAALAQANQFNLQILSVSGCPLVTDKSLPALEKLGQSLLGLNLQHCNAMGISTVDLLVDQLWRCDILY
- the LOC122315666 gene encoding EIN3-binding F-box protein 1-like isoform X2, whose protein sequence is MLLSNICHDEFCSNATTGYLRPEEKSTENKAEDQEIETDGYLTRSLEGKKATDVRLAAIAVGTASRGGLGKLLIKGSSSACRVTDVGLKVIARGCPSLKSLSLWNVPSIGDEGLCEIANRCHLLEKLDLCQCPKISDKAVLAIAKNCPNLTDLTLESCSIGNEGLQAIGRCCSNLKSISIKECPRIGDQGIASLLSSTSYVLTKLKLQALNITDVALAVLGHYGKAVTDLVLINLPNVSERGFWVMGNGHGLQKLKSFSVTSCRGVTDTGLEAVGKGCPNIKQLCLRKCAFLSNGGLVSFAKAAGSLESLQLEECHMITQVGLFGALLNCGAKLKALAMVNCLGMKDLNMGLHLPSPCNSLRSLSIRNCPGFGNASVAMLGKLCPQLQHLDLSGLQGITDTGFLPLLESCEAGLVKVNLSGCVNLTDKVVSSLVELHGWTLEVLNFDGCRKISDASLVAIADNCPLLSDLDVSKCAVTDCGIAALAQANQFNLQILSVSGCPLVTDKSLPALEKLGQSLLGLNLQHCNAMGISTVDLLVDQLWRCDILY